A stretch of Enterobacter cloacae complex sp. ECNIH7 DNA encodes these proteins:
- the ytfT gene encoding galactofuranose ABC transporter, ATP-binding protein YtfT codes for MMPRSLSQTGEPKRRFSWPTGTPQIAALLVVLLVDSLVAPHFFQIIVQDGRLFGSPIDILNRAAPVALLAIGMTLVIATGGIDLSVGAVMAIAGATAASMTVSGHSLPVVLLAALGTGVLAGLWNGILVAVLKIQPFVATLILMVAGRGVAQLITSGQIVTFNSPSLAWIGSGNLLFFPTPVIVALVTLIVFWLFTRKTALGMFIEAVGINIRAARNAGVNTRLMVMLTYVLSGVCAAIAGVIVAADIRGADANNAGLWLELDAILAVVIGGGSLMGGRFNLLLSVIGALIIQGMNTGILLSGFQPELNQVVKAVVVLCVLIVQSPRFVSIIKGIRGHDKT; via the coding sequence GTGATGCCCCGTTCGCTTTCGCAAACCGGTGAGCCAAAGCGCCGATTCAGCTGGCCAACCGGCACGCCGCAAATCGCAGCGCTGCTGGTTGTTCTGCTGGTTGATAGCCTGGTCGCGCCGCATTTCTTCCAGATTATCGTGCAGGATGGTCGCCTGTTTGGCAGCCCGATAGACATTCTAAACCGTGCCGCGCCGGTGGCGCTGCTGGCCATCGGGATGACGCTGGTCATCGCCACCGGCGGGATTGACCTTTCCGTCGGCGCGGTGATGGCCATCGCCGGGGCCACGGCAGCCTCCATGACCGTGTCCGGACACAGCCTGCCGGTGGTACTGCTGGCGGCCTTAGGCACCGGCGTGCTGGCCGGATTATGGAACGGCATTCTGGTGGCGGTGCTGAAAATTCAGCCCTTTGTCGCCACCCTTATTTTAATGGTGGCCGGGCGCGGCGTGGCGCAGCTGATTACCTCCGGACAGATTGTCACCTTTAACTCGCCGAGCCTGGCGTGGATCGGAAGCGGCAACCTGCTGTTCTTCCCGACGCCGGTGATCGTTGCCCTGGTCACGCTCATTGTCTTCTGGCTTTTCACCCGCAAAACGGCGCTGGGCATGTTCATTGAAGCCGTCGGGATCAACATCCGCGCCGCGCGCAACGCCGGGGTCAACACCCGCCTGATGGTGATGCTGACCTACGTGCTGAGCGGCGTCTGCGCCGCCATCGCCGGGGTCATCGTCGCGGCGGATATTCGCGGGGCCGATGCCAACAACGCGGGGCTCTGGCTGGAGCTGGACGCGATCCTCGCGGTGGTGATCGGCGGTGGGTCGCTGATGGGCGGTCGCTTTAACCTGCTGCTCTCGGTGATTGGCGCGCTGATCATTCAGGGAATGAACACCGGGATCCTGCTTTCGGGGTTCCAGCCGGAACTCAACCAGGTGGTGAAAGCGGTGGTCGTGCTTTGCGTGCTGATCGTCCAGTCGCCGCGCTTTGTCAGCATCATTAAGGGGATCCGTGGCCATGATAAAACGTAA
- the yjfF gene encoding galactofuranose ABC transporter, permease protein YjfF, giving the protein MIKRNLPLMITLGVFVLGYLYCLTQFPGFASTRVICNILTDNAFLGIIAVGMTFVILSGGIDLSVGSVIAFTGVFLAKAIGFWGISPLVAFPLVLAMGCAFGAFMGLLIDALKIPAFIITLAGMFFLRGVSYLVSEESIPINHPVYDTLSSLAWKIPGGGRLSAMGLLMLGVVVIGIFLAHRTRFGNQVYAIGGSATSANLMGISTRSTTIRIYMLSTGLATLAGIVFSVYTQAGYALAGVGVELDAIASVVIGGTLLSGGVGTVLGTLFGVAIQGLIQTYINFDGTLSSWWTKIAIGILLFIFIALQRGLTVLWENRQSSPVTRVNTSVTER; this is encoded by the coding sequence ATGATAAAACGTAATTTACCGTTGATGATCACGCTGGGCGTGTTTGTGCTGGGGTATCTCTACTGCCTCACCCAATTCCCCGGTTTTGCGTCGACGCGCGTGATTTGCAATATCCTGACCGATAACGCCTTTTTAGGCATTATCGCCGTCGGCATGACCTTTGTGATCCTCTCCGGCGGGATCGATCTCTCCGTCGGGTCGGTGATCGCGTTTACGGGCGTGTTCCTCGCGAAGGCGATCGGCTTCTGGGGGATCTCTCCGCTGGTGGCGTTTCCGCTGGTGCTGGCGATGGGCTGCGCGTTTGGCGCCTTTATGGGGCTGCTGATCGACGCGTTAAAAATCCCGGCGTTTATCATTACCCTCGCAGGAATGTTCTTCCTGCGCGGGGTGAGCTATCTGGTCTCGGAAGAGTCGATTCCGATTAACCATCCGGTGTACGACACGCTCTCCAGCCTGGCGTGGAAAATTCCCGGCGGCGGCCGCCTGAGCGCGATGGGGCTGCTGATGCTGGGCGTGGTGGTGATTGGCATCTTCCTCGCCCACCGTACCCGGTTTGGCAATCAGGTGTACGCCATCGGCGGTAGCGCCACGTCGGCAAACCTGATGGGGATCTCCACCCGCAGTACCACCATCCGCATCTATATGCTCTCGACCGGCCTGGCGACGCTGGCGGGTATCGTCTTCTCGGTGTATACCCAGGCGGGCTATGCCCTTGCAGGCGTGGGCGTGGAGCTGGATGCGATTGCTTCTGTGGTTATCGGCGGCACGCTGCTGAGCGGTGGGGTCGGTACCGTGCTGGGAACGCTGTTCGGCGTGGCTATCCAGGGGCTGATACAAACCTATATCAACTTTGACGGCACGCTCAGCTCCTGGTGGACGAAGATCGCCATCGGCATTCTGTTGTTTATTTTTATTGCCCTGCAGCGCGGTCTTACGGTGCTCTGGGAGAACCGCCAAAGCTCACCTGTTACCCGCGTAAACACATCGGTAACAGAGCGATAA
- a CDS encoding methyl-accepting chemotaxis protein, whose product MLKTLSIRTGLLSLLAVMTLLLLIVSGIGIYALTQSSSSLQRINHLQGEQMVQLNSGYTLILRARNEAGQAVRMMEIGMLDDAAKAVKNINQEVALAQKTLKGVIDGGVADEQGQQLLDKVAASLATYSQQGINPMLKTLNDQSADGYYDLLEKTLIPVAKQFDNDMQAFQKWSEARGQAEVSAVQASKTRVLILIIVAALLTAGIIVLAWLALRHMLLKPLSASIAQLENVAAGDLTHTLNAPASQEFNRLNAVIEQMRQSLMNSVMRVRDASAQIDTGSRELTLGNRDLAERTESTATSLEQTAASMEQITATVKLNADNAEQAHQLAKSVSDTADHGSEMVCYVIEKMRDISGSSARIADILSVIDGIAFQTNILALNASVEAARAGEQGRGFAVVAGEVRNLASRSADAAKEIRSLISDSQTHVNEGSELAQQAGETMDEIATEVLRMTKLMREIATASQEQSRGIEQVNIAVNQMDETAQQNTALVQQSSAATRSLEEQSRQLMEAMSSFKVTTQTAA is encoded by the coding sequence ATGCTTAAAACGCTATCGATTCGTACCGGCTTGCTCTCTTTACTGGCCGTTATGACCCTTCTGCTGCTGATTGTCAGCGGCATTGGCATTTATGCTCTCACACAGAGTTCTTCTTCACTGCAGCGTATTAATCACCTTCAGGGTGAGCAGATGGTGCAGCTTAATTCAGGCTATACGCTGATCCTGCGCGCGCGCAATGAGGCGGGCCAGGCCGTCCGCATGATGGAAATCGGCATGCTGGACGATGCGGCCAAAGCGGTAAAAAACATCAATCAGGAAGTTGCCCTGGCCCAGAAAACGCTGAAAGGCGTGATCGACGGCGGCGTGGCTGACGAGCAGGGGCAACAGCTGCTCGATAAAGTGGCGGCCAGCCTGGCGACCTATAGCCAGCAGGGGATCAACCCGATGCTGAAAACCCTGAATGACCAGAGCGCGGACGGGTATTACGATCTGCTGGAGAAGACGCTGATTCCGGTGGCGAAGCAGTTTGATAACGATATGCAGGCGTTTCAGAAATGGAGCGAAGCGCGTGGTCAGGCGGAAGTGAGCGCCGTGCAGGCGAGCAAAACCCGCGTCCTGATCCTGATTATCGTCGCCGCGCTGCTGACGGCGGGCATTATCGTGCTCGCGTGGCTGGCGCTGCGCCATATGCTGCTCAAGCCGCTTTCGGCCTCGATCGCTCAGCTGGAGAACGTGGCGGCGGGGGATTTAACCCATACGCTGAATGCCCCCGCGAGCCAGGAATTTAACCGCCTCAACGCGGTGATAGAGCAGATGCGACAGTCGCTGATGAATTCGGTTATGCGGGTACGCGATGCCAGCGCGCAGATTGACACCGGCAGCCGCGAGCTGACGCTGGGGAACCGCGATCTTGCCGAGCGTACGGAATCCACCGCCACGTCGCTGGAGCAGACGGCGGCCAGCATGGAACAGATCACCGCGACGGTGAAGCTCAACGCCGATAACGCCGAGCAGGCGCACCAGCTGGCGAAGTCGGTGTCCGACACGGCCGATCACGGCAGCGAAATGGTCTGCTACGTAATTGAAAAAATGCGCGATATCTCGGGCAGCTCGGCGCGCATCGCCGACATCCTGAGCGTGATCGACGGTATTGCCTTCCAGACCAATATCCTGGCGCTTAACGCCTCCGTGGAAGCGGCGCGCGCGGGCGAGCAGGGGCGCGGGTTTGCCGTCGTCGCGGGCGAAGTGCGAAACCTTGCCAGCCGCAGCGCCGACGCGGCGAAAGAGATCCGATCGCTTATCAGCGATTCGCAGACCCACGTTAACGAGGGCAGCGAGCTGGCCCAGCAGGCTGGCGAAACCATGGACGAAATCGCAACAGAAGTGCTGCGCATGACCAAACTGATGCGTGAGATTGCGACCGCGTCTCAGGAGCAGAGCCGTGGTATTGAGCAGGTGAATATTGCGGTGAATCAGATGGACGAAACCGCGCAGCAGAATACGGCGCTGGTGCAGCAATCCTCCGCCGCGACCCGCTCCCTTGAGGAGCAGTCGCGTCAGCTGATGGAAGCCATGTCATCATTCAAAGTGACGACTCAGACCGCTGCATAA
- a CDS encoding helix-turn-helix domain-containing protein, translating into MKNYSRANTGIDLNLIPVFIEVVRCGSMAKASLRLEMSRPAVSLALKRFNQLFDEPLFFRKGLYLEPTEKALALTSSLEILMGDIHDNIAAVNSGKNKTPEQNVPGLGNIMQRSESSL; encoded by the coding sequence ATGAAAAATTATTCCCGTGCTAATACCGGCATTGATTTAAATCTTATCCCTGTATTTATTGAAGTCGTCCGCTGCGGCAGCATGGCAAAAGCCTCTTTGCGTCTGGAGATGTCACGTCCGGCGGTGAGCCTGGCCTTAAAGCGTTTTAATCAACTCTTTGATGAACCGTTATTTTTCCGCAAAGGTTTATACCTTGAACCGACGGAAAAAGCGTTAGCCTTAACCAGTTCGCTGGAAATATTAATGGGTGATATTCACGATAATATTGCGGCAGTTAATTCCGGAAAAAATAAAACCCCGGAACAGAACGTACCGGGGCTGGGTAATATTATGCAGCGGTCTGAGTCGTCACTTTGA